Below is a window of Undibacterium sp. YM2 DNA.
AACTGGGTTTGCGCGGCATGGATATCTGTACAGGCTGTGGTCCAGGCGCCATGAAGGGCCCGATGAAGGGTGCCACCATAGGTCATGCCAAACAAAGGATTACCACAGGCCGTTACCTGGGCATTACCGAGCCTGGTATTATCGCCGCCGAAGCGCCGAACCCCATCGTCAACGACCTGGTAATCTTGCCAGATATAGAAAAACGCCTTGAAGCTTTTGTGCGCATGGGCCATGCCGTCATCGTCTTCCCTGGTGGGGCAGGCACGGCAGAAGAAATTTTGTACTTGCTCGGTATCTTGCTGCATCCTGATAATGCCGAGTTGCCTTTCCCCCTGATATTTACCGGACCGGAAAGTGCGGCAGATTATTTCCGTCAGATCGATCAGTTCATTGCTGCAACGCTGGGTCCTGAGGCACAGCAGAACTACAAGATTATCGTCAATGACCCTGTGCGCGTGGCACAGGAAGTGCAGGCTGGTATCAAGGAAGTGCGTGAATACCGCAAGGCCAAGGGCGACGCCTATTATTTCAATTGGTTGCTGAAGATAGATGCCGAGTTCCAGAAGCCGTTTGAACCCACGCATGAAAACATGCGCAACCTGGCTTTGCACAAGAATCAGGACACGCATCTGCTGGCGGCAAATCTGCGTCGTGCTTTTTCAGGTGTGGTGGCTGGCAACGTCAAAAACCAGGGCATACGTGCGATAGAAAAACATGGACATTTTGAAATTCGCGGCAATAGTGAAATAATGGCATCAATGGATACCTTGCTGGCATCTTTTGTTGCTCAGAACCGCATGAAATTGCCTGGCAAGGCTTATACCCCTTGCTACCGTGTAATAAAGTAATTGCGTTGCAGTAAAACCGTAGGATAATGGTGCAATCCTGTTCCATCACGATGAGGAAAACAGACATGAGTTCCGTACAACAAGAAGTCGATGAACGTACCAACCTGACTGCGTCCAACAAGTTTGAATTGTTGCTGTTCCGTCTTGGCACAGATGGCAATAGTGACAGGTCTGAATTGTTTGGCATTAATGTTTTCAAGGTGCGAGAGATAGTTGCCATGCCGACGATTACGGGTATGGCGGGCGCGATGCCCCATATGCTGGGCGTGGTCAATTTGCGTGGACAGATTATTCCTGTCATCGACCTGCCTTCGGTGGTCGGGCTCAAACCTAAAACTGGCCTGAACATCATGCTGGTTACTGAATATGCGCGTACCACCCAGGGTTTTGCGGTTGAATCGGTCGAAGAGATCGTGCGGCTGGACTGGAATCAGGTCCTTTCGGCTGAAAGCAGTGCGGCAGGTGGTATGGTTACCAGTATTGCCCGTCTGGATGGTGATACAGAGGACACCCGCCTGGCCCAGGTGCTGGACGTGGAGCAAATCTTGCGCCAGATTACGCCGTCTGATACCAAGGATGTAGATCCAGATACCATAGGTGCCAAGCTGCAGATGATACCTGGCTCTGCCATTCTGGCGGCCGATGATTCAGCTGTCGCCCGCGGTTTGATCGAGCAGGCACTGACAGCCATGGGTGCCCAGTTCATCATGACCAAGACTGGTAAGGAAGCGTGGGAAAAATTACAATCCCTTGCCACCGCAGCCCAGGCCGAAGGCAAGGGTGTGCGCGACAAGGTATCCATGGTGCTGACTGACCTGGAAATGCCGGAAATGGATGGCTTTACCCTGACACGTAAGATCAAGAACGATGACCGCTTCAAGTTTTTGCCGGTGGTGATTCATTCATCCTTGTCAGGTGCAACCAATGAAGACCATATCAAGACCGTGGGTGCCGACGCCTATGTTGCCAAATTCGTGGCTGAAGAACTGGCAGCAACAATACGGTCTGTATTGGCAAAATAAAATACCGCCGTAGAAACTGAAAACTGAAGCTTGTAAAAAAGGGTGCAATTATTTCATTAATTGCACCCTTTTTGTATCTGGCCTGGCCGCGCTTATCTGGCTTGTGCCGGGACACGTTCCCAGCCACCAGGACAAGACTTGATCGCTGGGTAAAAGCCGTCTGGCTGATGGCAATACAGCCAATCCTTGCCCGCGGTCGATTGAGGGGCGGGATTGGGCTGGTTGATGATATTGCCGTCATCAACATAACTTTGAGTGTAGCCAGAGTACGTGGGGTAACTGTCCGTATAAACCACGTTGCTGGTGCTGACGACAGGTGTCACATAGGTGACAGCAGGGGCGACGACCACGCTGGGGTAATAACGCCAGGAATAATCGTAAGGATAATAGGCAGACACATAACTATGCCGGTTGCCATAATTGAAATATAGCGGCGGAATGGAAACGCCTATGCTTACCCTGGGATGAAAATGATGGCCGCCAGGGCGAGCCCATACTGAGCCTGAGAGTGCCAGCAGAGCCAGGGTGACAGCAAATATTCTGAGTGATTTCATGGTATTTCCGCAATAAAATATTTGTTTGATGCCTATTTGTCAGTTTAGGTCGAAATCTGGAAACTTATTGAGAAAAATTTACTCTTTATGATTCGCGGCGATTCACTACGCCAGACCTGGTTTGCAAGCATGTTGACCAGAATAAATAAAACAATAGCGCGTTATCTTAAGGGAAATTATGAAATTCGTGATTAAAAAATGTGCAGCCTTGTGCGCTCTTGCCTTGATGGCCAATCTGCCAGTGTATGCTGCGGAAGCCGTCATGGCCGATGCTCCTGAAGCTGCCAAACCTAGCATACGCGAACAATACACCAAATATGAATACCAGGTTCCCATGCGTGATGGTACACGGCTTTTTACCGTGGTGTATGTTCCCAAAGATAGCAGCAAGTCTTATCCCTTCCTGATGACCCGTTCACCCTATGGTAGCGGCGTCTATGAGGGCGGGCAGTCGCACTATGGCGTGGATTTCTATCCGCAATCACTCGGACCATCCAAAGAATTTGACCAAAGTGGCTATATCTTCGTCAAGCAAGACGTGCGTGGTCGTTATATGTCTGAAGGCGTATGGCAAGAAATGACGCCGCATATCAAGGCCAGCAGGCTGGCTGGCGAGGGTGTCGAAAGCCAGGACATGCATGACACCGTTGAATGGCTGTTGAAAAACGTCAAGGGCAATAACGGCAAGGTCGGTATCTGGGGTATTTCCTACCCTGGCTTTTATGCCTCGGCCAGTATCATAGACTCACATCCTGCCATCAAGGCCGCTTCACCGCAGGCACCCGTTACCGATCTGTTCATGGGGGATGATTCCTATCATGGCGGTGCCTTCATGCTGGCGGCTAACTTTGGGTTCTTTTCCAATTTCACGGTAGAAAAAAACCCGACCACCTTGCCCAAACGCTGGGAAGAGTTTGATTTTGGTACCCCGGATGGCTATCAATATTTTCTCAAATATAAAACCCTGAAAAACATTACTGCCCAACTGTCAGACAAGCAGCGTGAATTGCTGATGCCTACCATTGAGCATAGTACCTATGATGATTTCTGGAAAAGCCGCAATATCGCCCCCCATCTAAAGAACATCAAGGCAGCCGTGCTGACTGTTGGCGGCTGGTATGACGCAGAAGATCCGCAAGGTCCATTCACGACGTATCACAGCATCAAAAACAATAACAAGGGCTATTACAATGGCCTGGTCATGGGGCCATGGTCGCACGGCGGTTGGGCAGGTGCCGAGGGTAAGTCATTGGGGAATGTGAGTTTCGATGTCAAAACGGGTGATTATTACCGCAAGAATATCGTTTTCCCTTTCTTTGAACAGCATTTGAAGGGCGTAACTGGCAAGGCTTTGCCGGAAGTGACCGTATTTGAAACCGGCACCAATGTATGGCGTGAATACCCAAGCTGGCCACCGCAACAGGCACAAAAACGTACCCTGTATTTTGGCAAGGATGGCACCCTGAGCTGGAAGGAGCCACAGACAGAATTCAATACCTTTGACGAATACGTCAGCGACCCCAATAAGCCTGTGCCGTTTATCTCTTACGTCGCCACTGGTGCGCCGCGTGAATATGTGGTCTCTGACCAGCGCTTTGCCTCAACACGGCCAGATGTGCTGGTCTATCAGACTGAACCTCTGGAAGAAGACGTAACCATCGTCGGGCCGGTCAATCCAAAATTGTTTGTGTCAACCTCTGGTACGGATGCAGATTGGGTCGTCAAACTGATTGATGTTTATCCATCGGCTTATCCGGATAAGCAAGTCGTGCGCGAACGCGCCAATGATGTGCCACCACCATCCGTCGCCATGGCCGGTTATCAGCAACTGATCAGGGGCGAGCCTTTGCGCGGCAAGTTCCGCAACAGCTTTGAAAAACCTGAACCTTTTGTGCCAGGCAAAGTGGCTGCCATCAGCTATAACATGCCGGATATCCAGCACACCTTCCGCCGTGGTCACCGCATCATGGTGCAGGTGCAGAGTAGCTGGTTCCCGCTGGTGGATTTGAATCCGCAAAAATTCATGGATATTCCCAAGGCTAATCCTGAAGATTTCCAGAAAGCGACGCAAAGGGTTTATCGTTCACCAGGACAGTATTCAGGTGTAGCCGTGCAAGTAATGCCGTAAAAATTAAGAGACAGGGACAAAAAAATGAAAACAAAAAATATCTTCAAACGCAGTGTGCTGGCTAGTCTGGTTGGTGTGGCATTCATGGGTAATACAGTATTTGCTCAGACAGCGACTTCAAACCAATTGGTCTTGGAATCCATGACCATGGATAAAAAGGCTGATCCCTGCACAGATTTCTTCCAGTATTCAAATGGCGAATGGCTGAAAGCCAATCCCATTCCTTCTGACCGTGCGCGTTACAGTGCCTATGATGAAGTGACTGAACGAAATCTGGCAGCATTGAAACTCATTGCCGAGACAGCTGCAAAAGGTGATGGCAAGAGCAAGGCAGCACAACTGGTCGGCGCTTTTTATGCTAGCGGCATGAATGAAGCGCAGATAGAAAAAGAAGGTATCAAACCGCTGGAGCCGCAGTTTGCGCAAATCAATGGCATCAAGGATAGTACGCAATTGCTGGCCTTGATCGCTGGTTTGCACAAGCAAGGTGTATCACCTTTGTTTGGCTTTACTGTAGATCAGGATGCCAAAAACACGACCCGCTACATTCCGCAAATCATGCAGGGTGGCCTGGGTTTGCCTGACCGCGATTATTACCTGAAGACTGATGCCAAGACCAAGGATATCCGTAACAAGTATGTCGCCTATGTCACTCAGATTTTTACTTTGCTCGGTGATACGCCAGATCAGGCAAAGAAAAATGCGGCCGTCGTGATGGCGCTGGAAACCAGACTGGCCAAGGCATCCTTGACCAAGGTTGAGTTGCGTGACCCGCAAGCCAGTTATCATTTGTCTGACTTGAATGCCTTGCAAAAGACAGATAAGAAAACTGCCTGGTCCACCTATTTCAATGAACTGGGACTGGCGCAGCCCGGACAATTCAATCTTGCCCATCCCAAGTTTATTGCCGAAGCAGGACGCATGGTCAATACCGTCAGTCTTGATCAATGGAAAACATATTTACGCTGGCAATTGGCCAATGCGCGTGCAAGGGACTTGAGCTCAGCCTTTGTCAATGCCAACTTTGATTTCTATGGCAAGACCCTGGCAGGCACCAAGGAATTGCAGCCACGCTGGAAGCGCGTGCTGGGTTCTATCGATGCCATGGCAGGTGAAGCCATGGGTGAGCTGTATGTTGCCAAATTCTTTGGTCCTGAAGCCAAGGCCGGTGTGCTGGAAATGGTGGACAATATCAAGCTGGCCATGCGTGAAAGCATAGGCAAGCTGGAATGGATGTCAGACACGACCAAACAGCAAGCCTATAAAAAGCTCGACACTATCCTGGTAAAAATAGGTTACCCCTATGTATGGCGTGATTACAGCAGCCTGCAGATCGATACTGGTCCGTACGCAGCAAACATGGCACGCGCCGCTGAATTTGAATTCAAGCGCAATCTGGCCAAGCTGGGCAAGCCCATAGACAGGAATGAATGGGGTATGACACCACAAACCGTGAATGCCTATTACAACCCCACCATGAATGAAATGGTGTTTCCGGCAGGCATACTGCAACCGCCTCTGTACCATGTGAATGCTGATCCTGCTGCCAACTATGGCAATACCGGTGCAACGATAGGTCATGAACTGACGCATGCCTTTGATGATGAAGGACGCCAATATGATGCCCAGGGTAATCTGAAAAGCTGGTGGACCAAGGACGATGAGAAAAAATTCCTGGTTCGCGTAAAAGCCATAGAAAAGCAATTTGACGAATTTAATCCCATCGACAAATTGCACATCAATGGCAAGCTGACTGCCGGTGAAAATATTGCCGATCTTGGCGGCATGAAGATTGCCCTGCAGGCTTTGCACAAATCGCTGG
It encodes the following:
- the ppnN gene encoding nucleotide 5'-monophosphate nucleosidase PpnN, producing MEFEVIDTQISPGGRMEVLSKAEVVQLLDNSHGGLYQVFRSCALAVLNCGSGLDDGKELLERYKSFDISIIQRERGIKLDVKGAPASAFVDGVMIKGIQEHLFAVLRDILFIKAAIEDDRKFDLATTEGISDAVFHVMRNANLLKPQVNPNMVVCWGGHSISSEEYDYTKHVGYQLGLRGMDICTGCGPGAMKGPMKGATIGHAKQRITTGRYLGITEPGIIAAEAPNPIVNDLVILPDIEKRLEAFVRMGHAVIVFPGGAGTAEEILYLLGILLHPDNAELPFPLIFTGPESAADYFRQIDQFIAATLGPEAQQNYKIIVNDPVRVAQEVQAGIKEVREYRKAKGDAYYFNWLLKIDAEFQKPFEPTHENMRNLALHKNQDTHLLAANLRRAFSGVVAGNVKNQGIRAIEKHGHFEIRGNSEIMASMDTLLASFVAQNRMKLPGKAYTPCYRVIK
- a CDS encoding chemotaxis protein — protein: MSSVQQEVDERTNLTASNKFELLLFRLGTDGNSDRSELFGINVFKVREIVAMPTITGMAGAMPHMLGVVNLRGQIIPVIDLPSVVGLKPKTGLNIMLVTEYARTTQGFAVESVEEIVRLDWNQVLSAESSAAGGMVTSIARLDGDTEDTRLAQVLDVEQILRQITPSDTKDVDPDTIGAKLQMIPGSAILAADDSAVARGLIEQALTAMGAQFIMTKTGKEAWEKLQSLATAAQAEGKGVRDKVSMVLTDLEMPEMDGFTLTRKIKNDDRFKFLPVVIHSSLSGATNEDHIKTVGADAYVAKFVAEELAATIRSVLAK
- a CDS encoding CocE/NonD family hydrolase; the encoded protein is MKFVIKKCAALCALALMANLPVYAAEAVMADAPEAAKPSIREQYTKYEYQVPMRDGTRLFTVVYVPKDSSKSYPFLMTRSPYGSGVYEGGQSHYGVDFYPQSLGPSKEFDQSGYIFVKQDVRGRYMSEGVWQEMTPHIKASRLAGEGVESQDMHDTVEWLLKNVKGNNGKVGIWGISYPGFYASASIIDSHPAIKAASPQAPVTDLFMGDDSYHGGAFMLAANFGFFSNFTVEKNPTTLPKRWEEFDFGTPDGYQYFLKYKTLKNITAQLSDKQRELLMPTIEHSTYDDFWKSRNIAPHLKNIKAAVLTVGGWYDAEDPQGPFTTYHSIKNNNKGYYNGLVMGPWSHGGWAGAEGKSLGNVSFDVKTGDYYRKNIVFPFFEQHLKGVTGKALPEVTVFETGTNVWREYPSWPPQQAQKRTLYFGKDGTLSWKEPQTEFNTFDEYVSDPNKPVPFISYVATGAPREYVVSDQRFASTRPDVLVYQTEPLEEDVTIVGPVNPKLFVSTSGTDADWVVKLIDVYPSAYPDKQVVRERANDVPPPSVAMAGYQQLIRGEPLRGKFRNSFEKPEPFVPGKVAAISYNMPDIQHTFRRGHRIMVQVQSSWFPLVDLNPQKFMDIPKANPEDFQKATQRVYRSPGQYSGVAVQVMP
- a CDS encoding M13 family metallopeptidase — encoded protein: MKTKNIFKRSVLASLVGVAFMGNTVFAQTATSNQLVLESMTMDKKADPCTDFFQYSNGEWLKANPIPSDRARYSAYDEVTERNLAALKLIAETAAKGDGKSKAAQLVGAFYASGMNEAQIEKEGIKPLEPQFAQINGIKDSTQLLALIAGLHKQGVSPLFGFTVDQDAKNTTRYIPQIMQGGLGLPDRDYYLKTDAKTKDIRNKYVAYVTQIFTLLGDTPDQAKKNAAVVMALETRLAKASLTKVELRDPQASYHLSDLNALQKTDKKTAWSTYFNELGLAQPGQFNLAHPKFIAEAGRMVNTVSLDQWKTYLRWQLANARARDLSSAFVNANFDFYGKTLAGTKELQPRWKRVLGSIDAMAGEAMGELYVAKFFGPEAKAGVLEMVDNIKLAMRESIGKLEWMSDTTKQQAYKKLDTILVKIGYPYVWRDYSSLQIDTGPYAANMARAAEFEFKRNLAKLGKPIDRNEWGMTPQTVNAYYNPTMNEMVFPAGILQPPLYHVNADPAANYGNTGATIGHELTHAFDDEGRQYDAQGNLKSWWTKDDEKKFLVRVKAIEKQFDEFNPIDKLHINGKLTAGENIADLGGMKIALQALHKSLERKPQAKEIDGLTVDQRFFVANAQSFRSLIRDEMLRMKLATDPHSPDKYRVIAPLANMPEFSDAFQCKGDRSPLRPTATRVNIW